Below is a genomic region from Leptolyngbya boryana PCC 6306.
CAGTCCGCCAAATTTGCGGGTCGTGGCTCCATCTTCCTGACGGAAATAGTCAAACACATAGGGTAAAAAGTCAGGGCTGATGCCTTTGCCTGTGTCCTGAACCTGGATCTGAGCAAACCTGTCACAGTGATCGAGGCGCACTTCGACCCGTCCGCCTTGTGGCGTAAACTTGACGGCATTGGTGAGCAAATTCCAAACAATTTGTTGGAGCCGAGCCGCATCTCCTGAAACCACGCTCTCATTATCGTTTAGGGCTGTATGAATCTCAATGTTTTTCGCTTCTGCGGCTAGATGAACGGTTTCGATCGCTGCCTCGATCGTCGTTGCCAAATTCACGGAACTGATGTTCAGCACCATCTTGCCCTGCAAAATCCGCGAGACATCGAGCAAATCTTCAATCAATTGGGCTTGCAGTTTGGCATTCCGTTCGATCGTGGCGAGTGCCTGAGCCGCTCTTTCTGGGCTAAATTTCTGGCTTTGCATCAGTTTCGTCCACCCTAGAATCGGATTGAGCGGCGATCGCAGTTCGTGGGACAACACCGCTAAAAATTCATCTTTGATGCGGTTCGCTCGTTCGGCTTCTTCACGAGCCGTTTGTTCTGCCACCAAACTACGAGCCAATTCAGCTTGGGCGTGTCGTTGCTGAGTCACATCGCGCAGGGTGACGATCGCGAGGATCACCTGCCCTTGCTTATCCCGAACCGGCGTGCCGCCATAGTTGCCAATAAAGGTTCTACCAATGTCGCGACGATGAGCTTGGATCTCACAATTGGAGAACGTTTCACCCTGCAAAGCTCTGGCGATGGGCCATTGCTCCATCGGGACGAAACTCCCCTGCAAATCATGCACCTCAATCGTCTCAGGGAACTTGTGTAAGTGTCGCTGGACTTGCTCAAGCGAATCGTATCCATGTATCGCCAGCGCGGCTGGATTAAATGTGAGAATGTTGCCCTGCGGGTCAGCAACCACTAAGCCCTCCGCCATGTGGTTAATCACCGCTTCGAGTTGCCCTAAGCTCGTCTCCAATCGGTGCAGCAATTGTTCACGTTCGGCTTCAGCTTGCTTACGATCGCTGATGTCCCCGATAACCCCAATCAAACGAAGGGGCGTACCGTCGGGTGCTAAATCGAATTGTCCACTAAACTCAGCCCAGCACCACTGACCCTTATCGTGCCGACGAATGCGGCAAACTCCCTGAAAGGAGCTGTTCTGCATCATGCTTTCTGCTAACTTCAGTTCAAACGCCTCTCGGTCTTCGGGATGAATGACGTTGTTGATAAACTCGACTTTGTTCAGTGTGCCTTCCGCCAAAGTGCGCCCGAAAATTTCGTACATCCGGGCGTTTTCCCAAACGGCATAATCGGTCTGGATGTTCCATTCAAATACGCCTAGGTTCGCCGCGCTTGTTGCCAAGTCGAGGCGTTGTTCTCGTTCGCGTAATGCGGCTTCTGCTTGCTGACGTTCTGCTTCGTTGCGCTTGAATTCACCTCGATCCAGCACGAAGCCAATCACGGTCTGCTCGTCCCGCGTCACCGAACCCAGAAGCATGGGCACTCGCGCACCATCTTTACGAATGTATTCTGTTTCAAACGGAGTGCAAACGTCAGTCGTGCAGCGTTCTTGCTGGGCATGGCTACATTGGTTCCACTCGGATCGCTGAGTTGCTTCCTGATACTCTGGGGGGACTATCTCGTTCCAACGAATTCGCCCAGACAGCAAATCCTCCCGTGTGTAACCTAACATTTGCAGAAAAGTATCGTTTGCTTCGGTAATCGAGCCGTTCCGATCTGCCTGAAAAATGCCGATGATATTAGCCTCTGACAGATGAGCAAATTGGGCTTCGCTGTCACGCCAAGCCTTCAGGTTTGCATCGGCGCGTTTCTTGGCACTCCGTTGAGCTTCATTCAAAGAACTGATCAAGATTGCCGCGATCGCAAACACACTCAACTGGAACACGGCTCTTAGGTTAGCTAAATCGAGCGAATAGAGTGGTTCAAGGAAAAAATAGTTTAGAGCGACCGTAGACAACAGCGTTGCGAACAAGCCCGCCCCGAATCCTCCTAACCAAGAACTGATCATCACTGCAACAAAAAACAAGGCAGCCGGAGTGCCTCGCAGCAGGGGATCGAGTAGCAGCGTGATACTCAGGGCAGCAGCGACCGCCAGCAGTGCAATACTGTAGCGCCAGACCGAAGCCTGGATTTCCAGATCGAACTGGGCTGGAAAAAACCGCTGTAGTTTTGCAGTGATTGTCCTAGTGACCATCGTTTTTCTCCTTAGCCCGACTTGATTTCATGCGGTGAGCATTTGCAGCATTTACTGACGCAATCACCCTGACTAGTTCCTCTGGCTCGACTGGTTTTGCCAGATGGTGTTGAAACCCGGCTGCAATTGCCTGTTGCTGATTCATTTCTCCCGCGTAGGCAGTCAACGCGATCGCGGGAATCTTTCCGCCTTGCTCTGCGGGTAAGGCTCTGATCTGCTGGAGCAACATATAGCCATCCATGTCTGGCATTCCAATATCGCTCAACAGAAGATCAGGTTTGGATTGAGTGAAAACTGCCAACCCTTCAAAGCCAGAAGCAACCGCTAACACTTGTGCCCCAGCCTGCTCTAAGAGAAAGGCAATCAATTCGCGAGTATCCGTCTCATCCTCGACTACTAAAACCCTAATCCCATCTAAACCCAGGGTTAGATCAGGCTCTAAACTCTCTGTGTCTGTCTCTGCTTGGGTTGGCATCAGCGGTAGCCGAACGATAAAGGTTGCTCCCCGTCCTTCTCCCTCGCTCTCTGCTCGAATCGTACCGCCGTGCAGTTCCACTAAGTGACGGACGATTGCGAGTCCTAATCCCAGTCCGCCAAACTTGCGAGTTGTTGCACCGTCCTCCTGGCGAAAGTAGTCAAACACATAGGGCAGGAAATCTGGAGCAATGCCCTTGCCCGTGTCTCGGATGATCATCTGAGCTTGATCGCCAAGGTTCTCTAGCCGGATATTGACTCGTCCCTCAGTCGGTGTGAATTTGACCGCGTTGGAGAGCAAATTCCAAACCACTTGCTGAAGGCGGGCGGAACCCCCTAGAATTTTTCTAACTGAAGTATCAAGCTCTGTCTGAATCTGAATTGACTTCGCCTCAGCCGCCAACCGCACCGTTTCCATTGCGGCTCGAATCGTCGCAGCTAAATCGACGGGAACCATGTTCAGGCTCAGTTTACCTTGCAGAATCCGCGAAACATCGAATAGATCTTCAATCAGTTCAGCCTGCAATTTCGCATTGCGTTCGATCGTGGTTAAGGCTTCCAGCGTCCTAGCCTGATTCAGTTTGCCGCTTTGCAGCAGTTTTGACCAGCCCAAAATCGGATTCAGCGGCGTTCGCAACTCGTGAGACAGCACCGCTAAAAATTCATCTTTAATGCGGTTGGCAGCTTGGGCTTCTGCTCGTGCGGCTTGTTCCCGTCGTAGCAGGTGTTCGCGCTCGGCTTCAGCCTGTTTGCGCTCGGTAATATCTAGCGCAATCCCAGTCATCCGGATCGGCTGATGATCTGCATCATAGAAGGTTTGACCGATCGCTGTGATCCAGCGTGCGCCGTGGATGGGGTGGTGAACGCGAAACTCGACATTGAGATCGCTCTGGTGTTCTAGAGACTCACGGGCAATGCGATCGGCGCGATCGCGGTCTTGTTCCACAATCGAGTCCAACCAATTGTCGTAGGAGGGCTGAGTTGTTGCCGGATCAAGTCCATAGAGTTGATAATATTCTGCTGACCAAGTGACCTGATTCGTCACAATATCCCAATTCCATACACCCGCTTTGGCTGCCTGTTGAGCAATCCGCAATCGCTCCTCGCTTTGGTGTAAGGCGGACTCGGCTCGTTTACGATCAGTGATATCCGTCGTAAACCCACACAGGACTTTACCCGGAAAGCCGACATCTTCAGCAGGGAGTTTAATCGAGAGAAAGGTGTGACGACCATCAGGGAGATCCAGCGATTCCTCTAGTTGCACCAGCTTGTTTTCCGCTAATATCCGGCGATCGTTCTCTAAAATCTCCTCCAAGTTTGGGTCGGAAAAAATTTCTCGATCGCGCTTTCCCACAATTTCTTCGACTGAGCGACCTGCCAATTGAGCAAAATGACGGTTGACCATCAAGAGTCGTCCTTCCTGGTCTTTGATATAAATAACCCCTGGTGTATTGTCCAAAACGCTCTGAAGCAACCGTTCGGTGCGATGCTGTTCCGTAATATCCTGTAAACTTGCGATCGCGCCGACTAGTGTTTGATTGTCCACAATCGGTACAGCGTTAATTAAAACAGCAACCTCAGAGCCATCTGCTCGTTGAATGAGAAGTGCCCTGTTCTTCACTGCTTTGCCTGTCCTTAACACTTCAGCGATCGGTGTGTCAGCATAACATATTCCCTGAGCTTCTCTAAGTCAAGTAAGAATGTGAAAAAGTGCTTCTACCATCATTGTTAGATTCATTCTAGACATCACAATTCTATCGATTCTCAATCTGATAACTTCAGTAAGTTTAGAATCGAAAATCTAAATTACATTGAGTTTCATTCCTACATTCACACCATGACAAATGTCGCGTTCATGCTTGTGAAAGAATTTGCTGTGCTAAGGGTGACCCTTTTTGGTGCAATGCCAGGAGGTACTTGGCTTCATCATACGGAACTCGGTCTTGCCAGCAACGAAATAGAATCCGAATCCACTTAAACGCCAGTGCTCGAATTGCAGCTTGATGCGTCTTTCCAGCTTGTTTCTGAGCTTGATAGAATGCCTTTGCCCCAGAGGGACGCTTTGCGCGATTCATTCGCCCACTCAATGAAGGTTTGGCGTAAGAATCTCGGTGCTCCCCAACGCCAATGTATCCAACACTTTTTCCCACTGCGTTCGGTTACCGGAGCAATGCCTGCATACTGCAACAAGTCTTGGGCAGTTTGATAACGAGTGCGATCTTCTCCAAACGCCAGCAGCAATCGTGGCGCGAGGTTAGTTCCAGCATGAGGGAGCGCCGCAAAGATCGCAGCATCAGGCAGTTGATTGAATTCGCGATCTATTTGGGCTTCAAACTGACGCACCGATGTGAGCAAGCTACGAAGTTGGCTGACCAAGGCTTGCACCATGAGTTGAGACGATTCGACGATCGCCGAATCTTGCGTGAGTGGAATACCGTTGCGTAAACACTCAATTCGACGAGCATTGCAGTCTTTGTAGCGAGAATGATGCTCACAGAAAAACTGCTGCAACTGTTCATCGCTGACTTGCTGCACCGCACTCAAAGTTGACCATTGTGTGAGAAAGTCACAGAACACCATCGTATCGCGATGCTCGAAACAGTCAATCGCTTGAGGAAAGTATCCTTTGAGCACATCGACGAGACGATTGGTCGTGCGTCCAATATCTTCAATCAGCGTGCGTCGCCATTCGACGAGTGCTTGCAGTTTTCTGAGCATTGGGCTGGCAGGTTGCCAAACCGTCAGTTTATCCCGGTGTTTCCGAAGAAGTTCAACCTGCAGTGCTGCATCCGTCGGATCATCCTTTGCACGACTCGGAGTAAAGACTTGACGATACTTAGAGACGGTTTGAGGATTGACGGGATAGAGGACAAGGAACTCGTACTTACACAATGCATAGATCAACGGTCCTCGTTTCTGTTCCAGGCAAACAGCAATCGGTTGTCCTCCATAGCGCACCCGCAATTGCATTGCCCAGGCTTCAATCGCTTCTGGTCGAGCGCCAATCACGCAATGTTCTTGAGTTTGAGCCGCACAATCATACAAACACACATCGTGCTTTTGGTCTGCCCAATCTAAACCAATCAAAGCCACATAAGGCATGTCAGTCATCTGAGTCCACCTCCGAAGGAATGTGTCATCATGAACTTGGTTTCAATCCCAGTCTTCAGGCGAAAGTATTATGGCAGACATAAAAATCTGTCCCTGAGGATTCGTTCATTGAGGACTAGGAAGCGAGGTCAGTGCGACAATATGTTAGAAGTCATCTGGCTGTCGCCCGTTGCATAGTCGTCACTGACCTTGCCTATTCTCAGGGCAATTCTGATCTCTTCGGTACTGCCCTTGTCTACCCATAAAACCGATTGACCATTGAAGTTCAATAAGTTGAAGGCGTGATGAAATGCCTCATCGGTCGCCTTTGCGTTAGGAACTTGCCCCCATACTTCGATGGCAGCCTGATTGAAGGATTGAATTTGCCCCCTACGATCGCAGACGTAGGTTGCCACGGGAACAAGATCGAGCAGACGTAAATCATTGATGACCATCGGGTTAAGGGAAAGCAGTTTATTCATAGAGGGTGACGGACTTCACTCAACTGAAATCATAAATTCCTACTTTCCTTCCAGCCAACTGGCTTAATCTCATTGGATTGGAGGTTATCTCGGTTTCTATTAGTACTGGGGTATATGGGTGAGTTTTCCTCTAGAAAATACGGTTTCAGTAGCGCGATGCCAGGGTGATCGATTTGTCGTACCAATTCTGCGATCAGCTTCAACGCCATCGGTAAAGGTGTAGTGTGCCCATTCTCTCAGTGATTAACGGTTTTGAACGAAACCCCTAGCCGAGCTGCAAAACTCTCCTGAGATAGGTTGAGTCGCTGTCGCAGGTCACGGATTAACGTTGCAGTATTTGATAATTTCGTGATTGGCATTGTCTTTTTCTTCTCCTTTAGGAGGAAGAATAGGGCACAAGGGATACTGAGGAACCCGACTAGAGGCAGATTTTGCAATTCGGGATGATGGCAAACTATTCCTCAGGTGGGAGGTATGAAAATAGACACGAGGGACATACTCTATAGCGGGCTGCCTAAGTTGCGAATCATGCCTCATGTCTTACTGGTTGATGATGAAGCCCCTCTGCGGGATAGCCTGAGTTACGCTTTGCAGAAAGAGGGCTATGAAGTCACAACCGCAGCGGACGTTGCTGCTGCATTGAAACTATTTCACAAGCAAGTGCCGGATGTGATCTTGCTGGATCTGATGCTACCGGAGGTAGGCGGCATGGAGGTGTGTTGGCGCATCCGAGCCTTTTCCGATGTTCCCATTGTGATGCTGACCGCAAAAGATCAAGACATCGACAAAGTGTGGGGACTCGAAGCAGGAGCCGATGACTACATCACGAAGCCATTAGAGTTGTTGGGGAATAAGTTGTAGAGTTGTGAGATTCCTGCTTTTTGCCATCAGATTAAGCAGCCATCAAGTAAAAGTTCCAGAGCCCAGCAGCAGTCAGCATTAAACGGTCATCAAAATCTTTTATACGATTGCGATAGATTGCGCTCACCGCACCATAACGCTTGATGCCTGCAAACGCATTCTCACAGAGAACTCGCGATTGGCTCAAACTGCGATTTTCTTGTTTCTGCTCATCGCTTAACTCACCCCCTCTCGGTTTCTTGTGCGGAATGCGAATGTTCGTGTACTCGGACTGCAAGCCTTGAAACCCCAAATCGACTTCAATGGGAATCTCATCTGGGATATGAAACGCAATCTCTTCTTGGGCTTCAAAGCGCTTGTCGTGGAGCTTTCCTTCGCAGGCTTTGCTCAACACCAACACTCGTTTGGTTTGGTCTACTGCCGCTAGGTGCTTGCGGGTATGACGACGCTTTTTGCCGGAGTAGTTTTGCGTCTGCTGTTCTGCATCTTGAGGGCGTTGAATCGGACGCTCAGTTCCATCAATCATCACCCGTTCCACGCCTGGAAACATCTCCATGAAAGCGTCAATGCTGCGTAACTTGCGTTCGGGTAACACTAACTCATGCCCCAATGCAGTTTCGAGAATCGGTTGCAGTTCATGCATCCATTCATGCGTCTGAGAACGGTCAAGGTCAAACAAAATCCCGGCTAAATCAAAGGTCGGGTAGCATTTAAAGTAGAACAAAATGTAAAACAGCTTCGCTTCTGTGCTGTTCAACCTGGCTTTGCGCCCACCGCCCTTTGCTCGTTTTCGGACTGGCTTTGCCGCACTGCGGCTTGCCTCATACGCTTGCTCAAAACTCGGCAGCAGGGCATCAAAAGCTTTACGATTCAGTCCAGTCAAAGCTCGAAGCAAGCGATCTTGGTTTAGGGCGCGTTCAAGGTTCAACATCAGATGCAATTCACAGGATTTCTGTCTATTATCCTCTATTTCCCAACAACTCTATTTAACACGCGAGAATTGTTGGCACGCATTCGAGCGGTTTTGCGGCGACGCTCGGCGGGAGAAGGATCACCAACTGTGGATTAGGGGCAATGTGGTTGAAACGATGCGGTTCAATCAAGTGGAATTCGTTACACACAAAGCTGTTACTCACTTACTAGCTGCTCACGGTGCTGGGAACGTCGCTGATGGCAGGGTTTCTGTTGCGATCGCTCTCCGCGTACTTTATGCAGATGCGACAAACGGATTTAGAAAATTGGACGACCGCCATTAGTGAAAGTGTTGCAGATGAGTTAGAGCAAGAAAACGTTCAGCGGGTGCAGCAGTTGATGGAACGTCATGGTAAACCCGAAACAGTAACCGTGCGTGTTTTGAGTCCAAAAGGCTAGCTACTGGCATCCTCTGCCTATGAAGACTACCGCATCACAAACTGGCTAGCAGTTCCAGGTGTGCGAGAAGCTTTACAAAATCAGCAGATGGTGCAGGGAACCGCAAAAGGGGTATTAGCGAACGACGATCGCTTGTATGTTGCCCACCCGATTCGGCGAAATGGACAGCTTTTGGGCGTGTTGCGGATGTCGGTGACACTAGAGCAATTTCAGCGGCAATTTTCGTTTTTATGGTGGATGGTCATTGGAACTCTGTTGCTAACGATGCTGCTGTGTGCGGTGATCAGCGATCGTTTAGCGAGGAGTTTTTCCATCCCGATTCAAACGATGCGAAATTTTGCGATTCGCTTGGGTAGCGGTCAGTTTGGTGATAAACTCAGCATTCGTCAAAGTAATGAATTGGATGAACTCGCGATCGAACTCAATCGCATGAGTGAACGGTTAGCCTCACTCGATCAAGAGCGTCGGACGTTTCTCGCCAATGTCTCGCACGAACTGCGTACCCCAATTAAATATCCAAGTGACCGTAGAAGCCCTGCAAAATGGAGCCGTGGAAGAACCGCACTTGCGCGATCGCTTTTTTGAGTCGATTGAAGATGAAACACGACGATTAGCCCGATTGATTCATGATTTACTCGATTTGGGACGATTAGAAGCCGGAGCAACCTTGTTAGAGCAGCAGCAGATTGATCTCCAGCAACTCATCAACCGTGCCGTTCGAGCGCTCGAAACGCGAATGCAAGCTCGTCAAATGTCCCTGCATCTCAATGTTGCAAAGGTTTCACTCGTTGGCGATCCAGAACGACTTTTACAAGCCTTATTAAACATTCTGGACAACGCCATCAAGCATTCCAAAGAAAATTCTCAGGTTTCTATTACTGGCGCACGAGACGGTCAACAAGTCGTGATTACGATTCAGGATCAAGGACCGGGGATTGAGCCAACTGCATTACCTCGAATTTTTGAGCAGTTTTATACGGGTGATCCGTCCCGTAAAGGCAATAGTACGGGCTTGGGACTCGCGATCGCACAGCGCATCATTCAAGCACATGGAGGTACGATCACAGCAAGCAGTTCAATTGGACAGGGTGCGAAATTCACGATTTACTTACCACTGCACCCATTAGAGCGTTCCACCAATTGAGCAATGATCCTGACGAGTTCTTGAGCATTAATCGGCTTTGAGAGGTGCTTATGGAAGCCAGCATTGAGCGCTTGGCGTTGGTCTTCGGGTCGAGCATAGGCAGTCAAGGCAATCGCCGGAATGTCTCGCCCTCTAGAGGCGCGAATGTGCCGAATCGAGTCATAACCGTCCTCTCCAGGCATGGCTATATCGCTCACAATTACATCGGGTTGGGTATGTTCTAGAGCGGCGATCTCTGCTTCAGCAGAGCACATCGCAATAACGATCGCTCCCGCCTCTTCGAGAACTTTCTGAACCATCTCACGGTTGTCTGTATGATCTTCGACCACGAGAATTTGAAGCTGTTCGAGAGAGGGGATTTCCTCCACTGTAGTCGCTGCCATTACGTTGGGTGCCGAATCAGCGATCGTTTCTGGATGCCAATTGGAAATCGGTAGATGCACTCTAAAGGTTGTTCCTTGATTGCATCCTTGGCTGTGCGCCTCGATTTTGCCATTGTGCAGTTCAACTAACTGACGCACGATTGCGAGTCCCAATCCCAGTCCGCCGTGGGCACGAGTTGAAGAACTATCGGCTTGCCGGAAGTGATCAAAAATGTGGGGTAGAAATGTGGGGTCAATGCCAATTCCCGTATCGCGGATTTGTAGTTCAATCCGGCTATTCGCGGGCATCACTTGCAATTCGACCTGTCCGCCTTCTGGAGTGAACTTGATCGAATTCGTGAGCAAATTCCAGATAATCTGGCGCAATCGTACCGGATCTGCTTCAATTTTCCCAATCGTGGGATCAAGGTGCATCGAGAGCTGAATCGATTTAGCATCAGCTTGGGGACGGACGGACTCCACCGTTGCATCAAGGAATGAAGCGAGATCGATCGGATGAATCGAGAGTTCAACTTTGCCGCGCATCAATCTAGAGACATCAAGAATATCTTCGATCAGTTGCGCTTGTGCTTGGGCATTCCGATTGATTGTTTCTAATGCTCGTCGGGTCGTCGCTGGATCAAACTCACGATCGAGCAAGAGTTGGGACCAGCCGAGAATCGAGTTGAGCGGTGTTCGGAGTTCGTGAGAGACGATCGCGAGAAATTCATCTTTCAGACGGTTCGCATTTTCCGCTTGTTGACGAGCCGCTTGAGCGCGGATGATTTCGGCAGTTTTAGCAATTAATTGGGCCGCTTGCTGTTGGACTTCGAGATTTTTCTTAAATAGACCTCTTGCGAAATAAAAGCGAAGTTTGAACAGCATCATAACGAACTGGATAACTTGAGATTTAAGCAGCAATCAAGTAAAAGTTCCACAAACCTGCTGCAGTCAACATTAAACGATCATCAAAATCGGCGACATGATTGCGGTAAACGTGGCTCACGGCATTGTATCGCTTTATTCCCGCAAAAGCGTGTTCACATTTGACCCGATGCTGACTCAACTCCCGATTTTCCTGTTTCTGTTGCTCAGTCAACGCCTGCTTTTTTGGCTTCTTGTGCCCGATTTTGATGTTGTCGTACTGATTCTGTAGCCCTTGAAACCCCAAATCTACAGCAATGGCGACTTCAGTGGGAATGGTATGAAGTGTCAACTACCGGAACTTGTCCACTTTTGGTGAATTAGATGTCAAAATGGAATAACAGCTTTTTCCATTTGAATGTGGAACTTTTCAACGAACTATTACCTAATCGAGAACATCTACAGCTTCAAGACTACCAGGTAGATCGCGACCAGCACGTTATTACTATTTTCGTCTGTTCAACACAATCTAGTAATCCTTGCCCATTATGTGAACAGCGAGCCAAGCAAGTTCATAGTCGCTATCGTCTGATACTGGCTGATCTGGCATGGGCAGACTACCGCATTGGAATTGAAATAACGGTGCGAAAGTTCTTTTGTCGGAATTCTCGCTGTGAGCGGCGAATTTTTACTGAGCGTCTTCCCGATGTTATGGAACCCTGGGCAAGACGAACGCAGCGTTTAGCCGAACAGTTGTATGAGATTGCGCTGGGTTTAGGGGGTGCAGCAGGCACAAAATTGAGTAAAAAGATACATTGTGGTGTGAGCCGAAATACCTTGCTGAGATTGCTGTTCAGACAGCCACTGCCTGCTTACGAAGTTCCCAAAACTTTAGGAGTGGATGATTTTGCTTTTTGTAAGCGCTTGAGTTACGGAACGATTTTAGTGGATTTAGACGCACGAAAGCCGATTGCGCTACTCAAAGGGCGGGATGCGAGCCTGCTTGCAGAATGGCTGAGACAGCAGCCTGGAGTTGAAGTCCTGTCCCGTGACCGTTCCCCGGTGTACAAAAGCGGGATGAGTCAAGGTGCGCCGAATGCGATTCAAGTTGCAGACCGCTTTCACCTGATTCATAACTTGGCTGAGGTGTTAGAGCAAGTTTTTAGGAGCCACAACAGTGACTTGCGACACATTACGTCTACTCATACAGATCATCAGAATCGTGAGGAGCTTGAACGAAGCCGCAATCAAGGAGAATCTATTGAGACTGTCGAACCCTTATCCACAGTGTTAGAGCGCTTGGATGTACCCATGAAGACATACTATCAACGTCGTCGCGCGTTACATCATGTGGTTTGGCAACTTTTTGAGCAAGGATGGTCAACTGAAGCGATTGCTCGATATACCGAGATGAGTATCCGAACCGTACAGCGCGACCTCAATAAACCGAAACACGTTGAGCATCAACATCGGGCTGATTATGGTCAGAACCTAGCAAGTCCTTATCGAGACTATATACTGCAACGCTGTACACTGGGTCATCGATGCGTCGGGCTGTTGGCGGAACTTCAAGCTCAAGGGTACAAAGGCAGTGACCGAACGTTGAGACGGTACTTGAAGTGGTGAGCAAGCGAAGAACCCAGCAAAGAACCAACAGCACTATCTTTACCTGCTTTGCCATTAATGAATGCCCCACCGCCAACTGCTTGGCATCCACCTTTGAGTGCGAATCGAGCCACTTGGTTAGTTTTACGCAAAACTGAGCCTGAAACTCTAAGAGAACAGCAATTGCTTAATGCTTTACAGTCCTCTCCTCAGTTTGCTCTGGCCATTGATTTAGCTCAATCGTTTGCTCGATTAGTTCGAGAGCAACAACCGGAGCACTTTGAGGCATGGCTAGACCAGGCATTACACAGCCAAATTGCTGCTTTTGTCAACTTTGCCAATGGTTTGAAGGAGGACTTTGCTGCAGTTCAAGCCGCAATGAAGCTTAGTGCGAGCAATGGTCAAGTAGAAGGGCAAATCAATCGATTAAAGCTTCTGAAGCGGCAAATGTATGGTCGGGCTGGAATCGAACTGCTGAGGCGACGGTTTCTAGTAGCAAATTGAGCTATCTGGTAAGCCTATCATAAGAAGTTGCTACGAACCTTCAAGTAGACTGACAACAATCAGATACCACAGTGTCTAGCTCGCTTGCTTCACCAAAAGTGGACAAGTTCCGGTAGTTGACGCGGCATAGACGACGGCGCTCGGTGCTTCCATTCCTAAATTAATGCCGATGATGCAACGAGAATGTGTATCCACGATCGTCGTTAGCCACGGTCGTCCTAACACTTCTCCCATTTGATCCACAACCAATAAGTCCGCCCGCGTGTGGTCACATTGCCACACTTGATTACTTTCTTTGACTTCGACTTCTAAGCCTTCACGGGTTTTCAGGAGCAAGGTTTCGCCACTCCAGCCAATGGAACGGGAGCGCGATCGCTCCTCTTGTCGATCCATCTCACTTTGCAGAACGCGATACACACTCGCTCGGCTCGATGGATGACTATCGCCGATTTCTAATGCCCGTGCTGCCACTCGAACGGCAACTTGGGCACGGCTCATTCTGCGTCCACCCCGATTCCCAGCCCGATACGTTTCCAGAATGTAATCGCTCCAATCTTCGTCGAGTCGCCGCTCTCCCCGATCCGATCGCTCTTGTCGCACAACGCCATCGACTCCTTTGGTTTGCCACGCTTTCATCAAAAGCTGCACGTTTCGCACCGTCATGTTCAATTGCTGGGCAACCTCTTGCTGAAGCGCGAGATAAGTTGGGC
It encodes:
- a CDS encoding hybrid sensor histidine kinase/response regulator; the encoded protein is MVTRTITAKLQRFFPAQFDLEIQASVWRYSIALLAVAAALSITLLLDPLLRGTPAALFFVAVMISSWLGGFGAGLFATLLSTVALNYFFLEPLYSLDLANLRAVFQLSVFAIAAILISSLNEAQRSAKKRADANLKAWRDSEAQFAHLSEANIIGIFQADRNGSITEANDTFLQMLGYTREDLLSGRIRWNEIVPPEYQEATQRSEWNQCSHAQQERCTTDVCTPFETEYIRKDGARVPMLLGSVTRDEQTVIGFVLDRGEFKRNEAERQQAEAALREREQRLDLATSAANLGVFEWNIQTDYAVWENARMYEIFGRTLAEGTLNKVEFINNVIHPEDREAFELKLAESMMQNSSFQGVCRIRRHDKGQWCWAEFSGQFDLAPDGTPLRLIGVIGDISDRKQAEAEREQLLHRLETSLGQLEAVINHMAEGLVVADPQGNILTFNPAALAIHGYDSLEQVQRHLHKFPETIEVHDLQGSFVPMEQWPIARALQGETFSNCEIQAHRRDIGRTFIGNYGGTPVRDKQGQVILAIVTLRDVTQQRHAQAELARSLVAEQTAREEAERANRIKDEFLAVLSHELRSPLNPILGWTKLMQSQKFSPERAAQALATIERNAKLQAQLIEDLLDVSRILQGKMVLNISSVNLATTIEAAIETVHLAAEAKNIEIHTALNDNESVVSGDAARLQQIVWNLLTNAVKFTPQGGRVEVRLDHCDRFAQIQVQDTGKGISPDFLPYVFDYFRQEDGATTRKFGGLGLGLALVQHLTEQHGGTVRAESAGEGQGATFTVRLPLQSFPSATDLERFPTTSTADLHNVNILVVDDEADTRDLMLTILEAQGAQVKVVASATEALTILAQWQPDVLISDIGMPEIDGYMLMRQVRLFEASQRELPSAQPGGRIPAISAKRNCVAIALTAYAGELDQQQALSAGFQQHLAKPIEPDKLIEAIVNLLDRLR
- a CDS encoding PAS domain-containing hybrid sensor histidine kinase/response regulator, producing MCYADTPIAEVLRTGKAVKNRALLIQRADGSEVAVLINAVPIVDNQTLVGAIASLQDITEQHRTERLLQSVLDNTPGVIYIKDQEGRLLMVNRHFAQLAGRSVEEIVGKRDREIFSDPNLEEILENDRRILAENKLVQLEESLDLPDGRHTFLSIKLPAEDVGFPGKVLCGFTTDITDRKRAESALHQSEERLRIAQQAAKAGVWNWDIVTNQVTWSAEYYQLYGLDPATTQPSYDNWLDSIVEQDRDRADRIARESLEHQSDLNVEFRVHHPIHGARWITAIGQTFYDADHQPIRMTGIALDITERKQAEAEREHLLRREQAARAEAQAANRIKDEFLAVLSHELRTPLNPILGWSKLLQSGKLNQARTLEALTTIERNAKLQAELIEDLFDVSRILQGKLSLNMVPVDLAATIRAAMETVRLAAEAKSIQIQTELDTSVRKILGGSARLQQVVWNLLSNAVKFTPTEGRVNIRLENLGDQAQMIIRDTGKGIAPDFLPYVFDYFRQEDGATTRKFGGLGLGLAIVRHLVELHGGTIRAESEGEGRGATFIVRLPLMPTQAETDTESLEPDLTLGLDGIRVLVVEDETDTRELIAFLLEQAGAQVLAVASGFEGLAVFTQSKPDLLLSDIGMPDMDGYMLLQQIRALPAEQGGKIPAIALTAYAGEMNQQQAIAAGFQHHLAKPVEPEELVRVIASVNAANAHRMKSSRAKEKNDGH
- a CDS encoding IS110 family transposase, whose amino-acid sequence is MTDMPYVALIGLDWADQKHDVCLYDCAAQTQEHCVIGARPEAIEAWAMQLRVRYGGQPIAVCLEQKRGPLIYALCKYEFLVLYPVNPQTVSKYRQVFTPSRAKDDPTDAALQVELLRKHRDKLTVWQPASPMLRKLQALVEWRRTLIEDIGRTTNRLVDVLKGYFPQAIDCFEHRDTMVFCDFLTQWSTLSAVQQVSDEQLQQFFCEHHSRYKDCNARRIECLRNGIPLTQDSAIVESSQLMVQALVSQLRSLLTSVRQFEAQIDREFNQLPDAAIFAALPHAGTNLAPRLLLAFGEDRTRYQTAQDLLQYAGIAPVTERSGKKCWIHWRWGAPRFLRQTFIEWANESRKASLWGKGILSSSETSWKDASSCNSSTGV
- a CDS encoding helix-turn-helix domain-containing protein, which gives rise to MPITKLSNTATLIRDLRQRLNLSQESFAARLGVSFKTVNH